DNA sequence from the Chrysiogenia bacterium genome:
CCCGAGCGGGGCCGCTTTTTGTTTCTTTTTGCAGCAGCGCTAGCTGAGCTTCTTTGCCGCCTCGGCGATGCGGCCCACGCCCTTCTGGATGTTCTCCATGCTGGTTGCGTAGGAAAGGCGCATGTAGCCGGGCGCGCCAAAAGGCGTTCCCGGAACGACGGCGACCATGGCTTCTTCGAGCAGCCATGCGGCAAAATCCATGTCGGTCTCAATCTTCTTGCCGCCGGCGCTCTTGCCTAGCAACCCGCTGATGTTCGGGAACACGTAGAACGCGCCCTCCGGGTCGTTGCAGGAAACACCCTCGATCTCGTTGAGCGCCTTGACAATCCACTGGCGGCGCTCGTCAAAGGCCTTGAGCATCTCGCCCACGATGGACTGGTCCATGTTGAAGGCCTTTTCGGCCGCGGCCTGGGAAATGCTCGCAGGGTTCGAGGTCGACTGGCTCTGCATGTTCGTCATGGCCTTGATCACCTTGGCATCGCCGCAGGCAATGCCGATGCGCCAGCCCGTCATGGAATAGGCCTTCGAGGCGCCGTTCACGACGATGGTGCGCGCCTTCCATTCATCCGAAATCGTGGCGATGGAGAAGAACTTCGCATCGCCGTAGGTGAGCTTCATGTAGATATCGTCGCTGATCACCCAGATGTTCGGGTGTTTTTCCAGCACGGCGGCCAGCGCGCGGATCTTGTCCTCGGTATACATGGCACCGGTGGGATTGGACGGGCTGTTCAGAAAGATGCCGCGGGTTTTGGACGTAATCGCCGCTTCGAGCTGCTCGGGAGTGATGCAGAAGTTCTGCTCGTCCGAGGCCAGCACTTCTACGGGCTTTGCACCGGCCATGCTCACCAGCTCGGGGTAGCTCACCCAGTAGGGCGCGGGCACGATGACCTCGTCGCCGTCCTGAAAGAGCGCCTGGCACAGGTTGTAGAGCGAGTGCTTGCCGCCGCAGGAGACGAGAATCTCGTCGGCGCTGTAGTCGAGCCCGTAGTCCTCGCTCACGCGGTGCGCGATCGCCTTCTTGAGCTCGGGCGTTCCGCCCACCGGCGTGTATTTGGTCTGCCCCGCGTTGATGGCGGCAATGGCCGCCTGCTTGATCTCCTCGGGCGTGTCGAAATCGGGCT
Encoded proteins:
- a CDS encoding pyridoxal phosphate-dependent aminotransferase yields the protein MEVRLSDRAKAIQPSPTLAITAKAKQLRAEGKDVIGFGAGEPDFDTPEEIKQAAIAAINAGQTKYTPVGGTPELKKAIAHRVSEDYGLDYSADEILVSCGGKHSLYNLCQALFQDGDEVIVPAPYWVSYPELVSMAGAKPVEVLASDEQNFCITPEQLEAAITSKTRGIFLNSPSNPTGAMYTEDKIRALAAVLEKHPNIWVISDDIYMKLTYGDAKFFSIATISDEWKARTIVVNGASKAYSMTGWRIGIACGDAKVIKAMTNMQSQSTSNPASISQAAAEKAFNMDQSIVGEMLKAFDERRQWIVKALNEIEGVSCNDPEGAFYVFPNISGLLGKSAGGKKIETDMDFAAWLLEEAMVAVVPGTPFGAPGYMRLSYATSMENIQKGVGRIAEAAKKLS